A region of Paramormyrops kingsleyae isolate MSU_618 chromosome 17, PKINGS_0.4, whole genome shotgun sequence DNA encodes the following proteins:
- the per2 gene encoding period circadian protein homolog 2 isoform X4, whose protein sequence is MTEGADTQRYLYASVEEPDAFREEEEEEEEACSSIGQRCRMSSFGEGRGRGGPELGLPSEGSESSREPRGERQRTRSLHEDMEMNGSGSSGSGTESHGNESHGNESHGNESHGNESLGSSNGNCKDSAVLESSGSNKSSNSHSPSPPSSTNVFSLLSASSEQDNPSTSGCSEQSAKAKTQKEMFKTLKKLKVHLPSEKRNKGKSSTLNTLKYALRCVKQVKANEEYYQMLMINDSQLPGLDVSSYTIAEIDSITSEYTLKNTDIFAVAVSLVTGKIVYISDQATSILNCKRDVFKDAKFVDFLAPQDVSVFYSFTTPYRLPSWSMCTGAESSLSDCMQEKSFFCRISGGRERRGNLQYYPFRMTPYLMKVQDPELAEEQICCLLLAERVHSGYEAPRIPTDKRIFTTTHTPNCLFQDVDERAVPLLGYLPQDLIGTPVLLHLHPCDRPLMLAVHRKILQYMGQPFDHSSIRFCARNGEYVTLDTSWSSFVNPWSRKVSFVIGRHKVRMGPVNEDVFAAPDFTEGKIMDSDIQEITEQIHRLLLQPVHSIGSSGYGSLGSNGSHEQLVTVASSSDSNSSSHAPDEARKAKPRTFQEICKGVHLLKSQEQQQPPTASSTKAGSRKNTGPEQRLSMVRAKEPAPSPSTKENAGAQEEFSYKDQTVYSYQQISCLDSVIRYLESCNVPITVKRKCHSSSNTTSSNSDEDKQKVADGATPEVPGAESSLLEAPAGLPSIKEPKKPAGLVGASLTPLALPSKPESVVSITSQCSYSSTIVHVGDKKPQPESDITEDVVEGPTPTAAPLAPPSQEREPYKKLGLTKQVLAAHTQKEEQAFLSRCREQRRVRSLQASCSLSLPHQRGQPNTDATPDMRGTKHGGSLADPAPKRGGRNKKTKKARLKAQESSDSTVSHRKQAPRPPLQGLNQTSWSPSETSQSTFPVAYPTVVPAYPLTVYPGSGTMAPGVDAPVPGMGDSQAGQDPCFPMQPPPYTTPLVTPVMAFVMPNYVFPQVGGAPQASFPPQAAFLPQPQFPMQQPFPPQQPLPPHAPFVPQTPFPSQTMFPTPSFPYGLPPEPSKAPSPELRDAPSRCSSPSSAPRDTTSPPLFESRCSSPLQLNLLQLEETTRCGERQDGAVRTGSSAPGSSTGDRAGQANKELQQMGSLDEGQHSDAHSSSSDMMDIVLQEDSRSGTGSATSGSLGSGSNGCGTSGTGSSQTSNTSKYFGSVDSSEHEHKAKAAGGDGEHFMKYVLQDPIWLLMANADESVMMTYQLPTRDMQKVLKEDRERLRQMQKSQPRFSQDQKKELMEVHPWLLKGCLPKAVDVKKCMCCEVTRPSGPIDDGLPGMELGTLGDASEDDPCRKGGEVPPTRHTVPDKEPLPFSNA, encoded by the exons ATGACTGAAGGCGCGGATACCCAGCGGTACCTATACGCCTCCGTGGAGGAACCGGATGCGttcagggaggaggaggaggaagaggaggaggcatGCAGCTCTATCGGCCAGCGTTGCCGCATGAGCAGCTTCGGTGAGGGGCGGGGTCGTGGCGGACCCGAGCTGGGCCTGCCCTCTGAGGGCAGCGAGAGCAGCCGTGAGCCGCGCGGCGAGCGCCAGAGAACACGCTCCCTGCACGAGGACATGGAGATGAACGGGAGCGGCTCCAGCGGCAGCGGGACGGAGTCCCACGGCAACGAGTCGCACGGCAACGAGTCGCATGGAAACGAGTCGCATGGCAACGAGTCGCTGGGCAGCTCCAACGGCAACTGCAAGGACTCAGCAGTGCTGGAGTCGTCGGGGAGTAACAAGAG ctcaaACTCCCACagcccatccccccccagcAGCACAAATGTCTTCAGCTTGCTGAGCGCCAGCTCCGAGCAGGACAACCCCTCTACCAGCGGCTGCAG TGAACAGTCCGCCAAGGCCAAGACACAGAAGGAGATGTTCAAGACCCTGAAGAAGCTGAAAGTGCACCTGCCCTCAGAGAAGAGGAACAAGGGCAAGTCCAGCACCTTGAACACGCTGAAGTACGCGCTGCGCTGCGTCAAGCAGGTCAAAG CCAATGAGGAGTACTACCAGATGCTGATGATCAACGACAGCCAGCTTCCGGGCCTCGACGTGTCGTCCTACACCATCGCCGAGATCGACAGCATCACCTCAGAGTACACGCTCAAGAATACC GACATCTTCGCCGTGGCCGTGTCCCTGGTCACGGGCAAGATCGTCTACATCTCCGACCAGGCCACCTCCATCCTCAACTGCAAGCGCGACGTGTTCAAGGACGCCAAGTTTGTGGACTTCCTGGCCCCGCAGGACGTCAGCGTGTTCTACAGCTTCACCACGCCATACCGGCTACCCTCCTGGAGCATGTGCACGGGGGCAG AGTCCTCGCTGTCTGACTGCATGCAGGAGAAGTCTTTCTTCTGCCGAATAAG CGGCGGGAGGGAGCGTCGGGGGAACCTGCAGTACTACCCCTTCCGCATGACGCCGTACCTGATGAAAGTGCAGGACCCGGAGCTGGCCGAGGAGCAGAtctgctgcctcctgctggcaGAGAGGGTGCACTCCGGATATGAAG CTCCCAGAATCCCCACGGACAAGCGGATCTTCACGACGACGCACACGCCCAACTGCTTATTTCAGGATGTGGACGAGAG GGCAGTCCCTCTGCTCGGGTACCTGCCCCAGGACCTGATCGGGACCCCCGTCCTGCTGCACCTGCACCCCTGTGACCGTCCCCTCATGCTGGCCGTGCACCGCAAGA TCCTGCAGTACATGGGGCAGCCCTTCGACCATTCCTCCATCCGCTTCTGCGCCCGCAATGGCGAATACGTCACCCTCGACACTAGCTGGTCAAGCTTTGTGAATCCCTGGAGCCGCAAGGTGTCCTTCGTCATCGGCCGGCATAAAGTCCGCAT GGGCCCCGTGAACGAGGACGTGTTTGCCGCTCCCGACTTCACCGAGGGGAAGATCATGGACTCGGACATCCAGGAAATCACTGAGCAGATCCATCGCCTGCTGCTGCAG CCTGTCCATAGCATCGGCTCCAGCGGCTACGGCAGTCTGGGCAGCAACGGCTCCCACGAACAGCTGGTCACCGTGGCCTCATCCAGtgacagcaacagcagcagccacGCCCCCGACGAGGCCCGCAAGGCCAAGCCG AGGACCTTCCAGGAGATCTGTAAGGGTGTCCACCTCCTGAAGAGCCAGGAGCAACAGCAGCCCCCCACAGCCTCCTCGACCAAGGCAGGGTCCCGGAAGAACA CAGGGCCTGAGCAGAGGCTATCCATGGTGCGTGCCAAAGAACCAGCTCCATCTCCCAGCACCAAGGAGAACGCTGGTGCTCAGGAGGAGTTTTCCTATAAAGACCAGACGGTCTACTCCTACCAGCAGATCAGCTGCCTGGACAGCGTCATCAG GTACCTGGAGAGCTGCAACGTCCCCATCACAGTGAAGAGGAAATGTCACTCGTCATCGAATACAACATCCTCCAACTCCGACGAGGACAAGCAGAAGGTGGCCGACGGCGCTACCCCTGAAGTGCCTGGAG CAGAATCCTCACTGCTAGAGGCCCCAGCCGGCCTGCCTTCTATCAAGGAGCCTAAGAAGCCGGCAGGCCTGGTGGGGGCCTCCCTGACCCCGCTGGCCCTGCCCAGCAAGCCGGAGAGTGTGGTCTCCATCACCAGCCAGTGCAGCTACAGCAGCACCATCGTCCACGTGGGGGACAAGAAGCCCCAGCCGGAATCCG ACATCACCGAAGATGTGGTGGAAGGTCCCACCCCGACGGCGGCACCACTGGCACCTCCTAGCCAGGAGAGGGAGCCCTACAAGAAGCTGGGCCTGACCAAGCAGGTGCTGGCGGCCCACACGCAGAAGGAGGAGCAGGCCTTCCTGAGCCGCTGCCGAGAGCAGCGCCGCGTGCGGAGCCTGCAGGCCAGCTGCTCGCTCTCCCTGCCCCACCAGCGGGGCCAACCCAACACCGATG CCACCCCCGACATGCGAGGGACCAAGCATGGCGGGAGCCTAGCTGACCCCGCCCCCAAGAGGGGCGGCCGCAACAAGAAGACTAAGAAGGCGCGCTTGAAGGCCCAGGAATCCTCGGACAGCACGGTGTCACACAGGAAGCAGGCGCCGCGCCCCCCACTGCAGGGCCTCAACCAGACGTCCTGGTCGCCCTCAGAGACCTCTCAGTCCACCTTCCCTGTGGCCTACCCCACCGTGGTGCCCGCATACCCGCTGACTGTCTACCCAGGATCGGGGACCATGGCCCCCGGTGTTGATGCCCCCGTCCCGGGAATGGGGGACAGCCAGGCTGGGCAGGACCCGTGCTTCCCCATGCAGCCCCCACCCTACACCACACCGCTGGTCACACCTGTGATGGCCTTCGTCATGCCCAACTATGTCTTCCCCCAGGTGGGGGGGGCTCCGCAGGCCTCGTTCCCACCCCAGGCAGCCTTTCTGCCACAGCCACAGTTCCCCATGCAGCAGCCCTTCCCTCCCCAACAGCCCCTGCCCCCACACGCCCCTTTTGTGCCCCAAACGCCCTTCCCATCCCAAACCATGTTCCCCACCCCATCGTTCCCGTACGGCCTGCCGCCGGAGCCCTCGAAGGCCCCCAGCCCCGAGCTCCGCGACGCTCCCTCCCGCTGCTCCTCCCCCTCGTCAGCGCCACGGGACACGACCTCGCCGCCGCTCTTTGAGTCGCGCTGCAGCTCCCCGCTGCAGCTGAACCTGCTGCAGCTGGAGGAGACGACGCGCTGCGGGGAGAGGCAGGACGGGGCAGTGCGGACGGGGAGCAGCGCACCGGGGAGCAGCACCGGTGACAGGGCGGGCCAGgccaacaaagagctgcagcaG ATGGGCTCGCTGGACGAGGGTCAGCACAGCGACGCTCATTCCTCCTCCAGCGACATGATGGACATTGTGCTGCAGGAGGACTCCCGCTCGGGCACCGGCTCAGCCACCTCTGGCTCGCTGGGCTCTGGGTCCAACGGCTGCGGCACCTCTGGCACAG GGAGCAGCCAGACCAGCAACACCAGCAAGTACTTTGGCAGTGTCGACTCGTCTGAGCACGAGCACAAGGCCaaggcagcagggggcgatggGGAGCACTTCATGAAGTACGTGCTGCAGGATCCCATCTGGCTGCTGATGGCCAACGCAGATGAATCGGTCATGATGACCTACCAGCTCCCTACGCG GGACATGCAGAAGGTGCTGAAGGAGGATCGGGAGCGGCTGCGGCAGATGCAGAAGAGCCAGCCGCGCTTTTCCCAGGACCAGAAGAAGGAGCTGATGGAGGTGCACCCCTGGCTTCTAAAAGGGTGTCTGCCCAAGGCTGTCGACGTAAAG AAGTGTATGTGCTGTGAGGTCACACGCCCGTCGGGCCCCATCGACGACGGCCTGCCTGGCATGGAGCTGGGCACCCTGGGGGATGCGAGTGAGGATGACCCTTGCCGGAAGGGTGGAGAAGTGCCCCCTACAAGGCACACGGTTCCCGACAAAGAGCCTCTGCCCTTCAGTAATGCGTAG
- the per2 gene encoding period circadian protein homolog 2 isoform X5 codes for MTEGADTQRYLYASVEEPDAFREEEEEEEEACSSIGQRCRMSSFGEGRGRGGPELGLPSEGSESSREPRGERQRTRSLHEDMEMNGSGSSGSGTESHGNESHGNESHGNESHGNESLGSSNGNCKDSAVLESSGSNKSSNSHSPSPPSSTNVFSLLSASSEQDNPSTSGCSSEQSAKAKTQKEMFKTLKKLKVHLPSEKRNKGKSSTLNTLKYALRCVKQVKANEEYYQMLMINDSQLPGLDVSSYTIAEIDSITSEYTLKNTDIFAVAVSLVTGKIVYISDQATSILNCKRDVFKDAKFVDFLAPQDVSVFYSFTTPYRLPSWSMCTGAESSLSDCMQEKSFFCRISGGRERRGNLQYYPFRMTPYLMKVQDPELAEEQICCLLLAERVHSGYEAPRIPTDKRIFTTTHTPNCLFQDVDERAVPLLGYLPQDLIGTPVLLHLHPCDRPLMLAVHRKILQYMGQPFDHSSIRFCARNGEYVTLDTSWSSFVNPWSRKVSFVIGRHKVRMGPVNEDVFAAPDFTEGKIMDSDIQEITEQIHRLLLQPVHSIGSSGYGSLGSNGSHEQLVTVASSSDSNSSSHAPDEARKAKPRTFQEICKGVHLLKSQEQQQPPTASSTKAGSRKNRPEQRLSMVRAKEPAPSPSTKENAGAQEEFSYKDQTVYSYQQISCLDSVIRYLESCNVPITVKRKCHSSSNTTSSNSDEDKQKVADGATPEVPGESSLLEAPAGLPSIKEPKKPAGLVGASLTPLALPSKPESVVSITSQCSYSSTIVHVGDKKPQPESDITEDVVEGPTPTAAPLAPPSQEREPYKKLGLTKQVLAAHTQKEEQAFLSRCREQRRVRSLQASCSLSLPHQRGQPNTDATPDMRGTKHGGSLADPAPKRGGRNKKTKKARLKAQESSDSTVSHRKQAPRPPLQGLNQTSWSPSETSQSTFPVAYPTVVPAYPLTVYPGSGTMAPGVDAPVPGMGDSQAGQDPCFPMQPPPYTTPLVTPVMAFVMPNYVFPQVGGAPQASFPPQAAFLPQPQFPMQQPFPPQQPLPPHAPFVPQTPFPSQTMFPTPSFPYGLPPEPSKAPSPELRDAPSRCSSPSSAPRDTTSPPLFESRCSSPLQLNLLQLEETTRCGERQDGAVRTGSSAPGSSTGDRAGQANKELQQMGSLDEGQHSDAHSSSSDMMDIVLQEDSRSGTGSATSGSLGSGSNGCGTSGTGSSQTSNTSKYFGSVDSSEHEHKAKAAGGDGEHFMKYVLQDPIWLLMANADESVMMTYQLPTRDMQKVLKEDRERLRQMQKSQPRFSQDQKKELMEVHPWLLKGCLPKAVDVKKCMCCEVTRPSGPIDDGLPGMELGTLGDASEDDPCRKGGEVPPTRHTVPDKEPLPFSNA; via the exons ATGACTGAAGGCGCGGATACCCAGCGGTACCTATACGCCTCCGTGGAGGAACCGGATGCGttcagggaggaggaggaggaagaggaggaggcatGCAGCTCTATCGGCCAGCGTTGCCGCATGAGCAGCTTCGGTGAGGGGCGGGGTCGTGGCGGACCCGAGCTGGGCCTGCCCTCTGAGGGCAGCGAGAGCAGCCGTGAGCCGCGCGGCGAGCGCCAGAGAACACGCTCCCTGCACGAGGACATGGAGATGAACGGGAGCGGCTCCAGCGGCAGCGGGACGGAGTCCCACGGCAACGAGTCGCACGGCAACGAGTCGCATGGAAACGAGTCGCATGGCAACGAGTCGCTGGGCAGCTCCAACGGCAACTGCAAGGACTCAGCAGTGCTGGAGTCGTCGGGGAGTAACAAGAG ctcaaACTCCCACagcccatccccccccagcAGCACAAATGTCTTCAGCTTGCTGAGCGCCAGCTCCGAGCAGGACAACCCCTCTACCAGCGGCTGCAG CAGTGAACAGTCCGCCAAGGCCAAGACACAGAAGGAGATGTTCAAGACCCTGAAGAAGCTGAAAGTGCACCTGCCCTCAGAGAAGAGGAACAAGGGCAAGTCCAGCACCTTGAACACGCTGAAGTACGCGCTGCGCTGCGTCAAGCAGGTCAAAG CCAATGAGGAGTACTACCAGATGCTGATGATCAACGACAGCCAGCTTCCGGGCCTCGACGTGTCGTCCTACACCATCGCCGAGATCGACAGCATCACCTCAGAGTACACGCTCAAGAATACC GACATCTTCGCCGTGGCCGTGTCCCTGGTCACGGGCAAGATCGTCTACATCTCCGACCAGGCCACCTCCATCCTCAACTGCAAGCGCGACGTGTTCAAGGACGCCAAGTTTGTGGACTTCCTGGCCCCGCAGGACGTCAGCGTGTTCTACAGCTTCACCACGCCATACCGGCTACCCTCCTGGAGCATGTGCACGGGGGCAG AGTCCTCGCTGTCTGACTGCATGCAGGAGAAGTCTTTCTTCTGCCGAATAAG CGGCGGGAGGGAGCGTCGGGGGAACCTGCAGTACTACCCCTTCCGCATGACGCCGTACCTGATGAAAGTGCAGGACCCGGAGCTGGCCGAGGAGCAGAtctgctgcctcctgctggcaGAGAGGGTGCACTCCGGATATGAAG CTCCCAGAATCCCCACGGACAAGCGGATCTTCACGACGACGCACACGCCCAACTGCTTATTTCAGGATGTGGACGAGAG GGCAGTCCCTCTGCTCGGGTACCTGCCCCAGGACCTGATCGGGACCCCCGTCCTGCTGCACCTGCACCCCTGTGACCGTCCCCTCATGCTGGCCGTGCACCGCAAGA TCCTGCAGTACATGGGGCAGCCCTTCGACCATTCCTCCATCCGCTTCTGCGCCCGCAATGGCGAATACGTCACCCTCGACACTAGCTGGTCAAGCTTTGTGAATCCCTGGAGCCGCAAGGTGTCCTTCGTCATCGGCCGGCATAAAGTCCGCAT GGGCCCCGTGAACGAGGACGTGTTTGCCGCTCCCGACTTCACCGAGGGGAAGATCATGGACTCGGACATCCAGGAAATCACTGAGCAGATCCATCGCCTGCTGCTGCAG CCTGTCCATAGCATCGGCTCCAGCGGCTACGGCAGTCTGGGCAGCAACGGCTCCCACGAACAGCTGGTCACCGTGGCCTCATCCAGtgacagcaacagcagcagccacGCCCCCGACGAGGCCCGCAAGGCCAAGCCG AGGACCTTCCAGGAGATCTGTAAGGGTGTCCACCTCCTGAAGAGCCAGGAGCAACAGCAGCCCCCCACAGCCTCCTCGACCAAGGCAGGGTCCCGGAAGAACA GGCCTGAGCAGAGGCTATCCATGGTGCGTGCCAAAGAACCAGCTCCATCTCCCAGCACCAAGGAGAACGCTGGTGCTCAGGAGGAGTTTTCCTATAAAGACCAGACGGTCTACTCCTACCAGCAGATCAGCTGCCTGGACAGCGTCATCAG GTACCTGGAGAGCTGCAACGTCCCCATCACAGTGAAGAGGAAATGTCACTCGTCATCGAATACAACATCCTCCAACTCCGACGAGGACAAGCAGAAGGTGGCCGACGGCGCTACCCCTGAAGTGCCTGGAG AATCCTCACTGCTAGAGGCCCCAGCCGGCCTGCCTTCTATCAAGGAGCCTAAGAAGCCGGCAGGCCTGGTGGGGGCCTCCCTGACCCCGCTGGCCCTGCCCAGCAAGCCGGAGAGTGTGGTCTCCATCACCAGCCAGTGCAGCTACAGCAGCACCATCGTCCACGTGGGGGACAAGAAGCCCCAGCCGGAATCCG ACATCACCGAAGATGTGGTGGAAGGTCCCACCCCGACGGCGGCACCACTGGCACCTCCTAGCCAGGAGAGGGAGCCCTACAAGAAGCTGGGCCTGACCAAGCAGGTGCTGGCGGCCCACACGCAGAAGGAGGAGCAGGCCTTCCTGAGCCGCTGCCGAGAGCAGCGCCGCGTGCGGAGCCTGCAGGCCAGCTGCTCGCTCTCCCTGCCCCACCAGCGGGGCCAACCCAACACCGATG CCACCCCCGACATGCGAGGGACCAAGCATGGCGGGAGCCTAGCTGACCCCGCCCCCAAGAGGGGCGGCCGCAACAAGAAGACTAAGAAGGCGCGCTTGAAGGCCCAGGAATCCTCGGACAGCACGGTGTCACACAGGAAGCAGGCGCCGCGCCCCCCACTGCAGGGCCTCAACCAGACGTCCTGGTCGCCCTCAGAGACCTCTCAGTCCACCTTCCCTGTGGCCTACCCCACCGTGGTGCCCGCATACCCGCTGACTGTCTACCCAGGATCGGGGACCATGGCCCCCGGTGTTGATGCCCCCGTCCCGGGAATGGGGGACAGCCAGGCTGGGCAGGACCCGTGCTTCCCCATGCAGCCCCCACCCTACACCACACCGCTGGTCACACCTGTGATGGCCTTCGTCATGCCCAACTATGTCTTCCCCCAGGTGGGGGGGGCTCCGCAGGCCTCGTTCCCACCCCAGGCAGCCTTTCTGCCACAGCCACAGTTCCCCATGCAGCAGCCCTTCCCTCCCCAACAGCCCCTGCCCCCACACGCCCCTTTTGTGCCCCAAACGCCCTTCCCATCCCAAACCATGTTCCCCACCCCATCGTTCCCGTACGGCCTGCCGCCGGAGCCCTCGAAGGCCCCCAGCCCCGAGCTCCGCGACGCTCCCTCCCGCTGCTCCTCCCCCTCGTCAGCGCCACGGGACACGACCTCGCCGCCGCTCTTTGAGTCGCGCTGCAGCTCCCCGCTGCAGCTGAACCTGCTGCAGCTGGAGGAGACGACGCGCTGCGGGGAGAGGCAGGACGGGGCAGTGCGGACGGGGAGCAGCGCACCGGGGAGCAGCACCGGTGACAGGGCGGGCCAGgccaacaaagagctgcagcaG ATGGGCTCGCTGGACGAGGGTCAGCACAGCGACGCTCATTCCTCCTCCAGCGACATGATGGACATTGTGCTGCAGGAGGACTCCCGCTCGGGCACCGGCTCAGCCACCTCTGGCTCGCTGGGCTCTGGGTCCAACGGCTGCGGCACCTCTGGCACAG GGAGCAGCCAGACCAGCAACACCAGCAAGTACTTTGGCAGTGTCGACTCGTCTGAGCACGAGCACAAGGCCaaggcagcagggggcgatggGGAGCACTTCATGAAGTACGTGCTGCAGGATCCCATCTGGCTGCTGATGGCCAACGCAGATGAATCGGTCATGATGACCTACCAGCTCCCTACGCG GGACATGCAGAAGGTGCTGAAGGAGGATCGGGAGCGGCTGCGGCAGATGCAGAAGAGCCAGCCGCGCTTTTCCCAGGACCAGAAGAAGGAGCTGATGGAGGTGCACCCCTGGCTTCTAAAAGGGTGTCTGCCCAAGGCTGTCGACGTAAAG AAGTGTATGTGCTGTGAGGTCACACGCCCGTCGGGCCCCATCGACGACGGCCTGCCTGGCATGGAGCTGGGCACCCTGGGGGATGCGAGTGAGGATGACCCTTGCCGGAAGGGTGGAGAAGTGCCCCCTACAAGGCACACGGTTCCCGACAAAGAGCCTCTGCCCTTCAGTAATGCGTAG